One window from the genome of Nomascus leucogenys isolate Asia chromosome 12, Asia_NLE_v1, whole genome shotgun sequence encodes:
- the LOC115837579 gene encoding actin, alpha skeletal muscle-like, which translates to MVQRTATADDKKLEKSYKLPDGQVITIGNERFWCPEVLFQPSFLGMESCGTHETTFNCIMKCDVDIFKDLYANTVLSSSTTMYPDIANRMQKAITALAPSTMKIKIIAPQERKYSVWIGGSILASLSTFQQMCISKQEYDKLGPSTVHHKCF; encoded by the coding sequence ATGGTACAAAGAACAGCTACAGCTGATGACAAAAAGCTGGAGAAGAGCTACAAGCTGCCTGACGGCCAGGTCATCACCATCGGCAATGAGCGGTTCTGGTGTCCGGAGGTGCTGTTCCAgccttccttcctgggcatggaaTCCTGTGGCACCCACGAGACCACCTTCAACTGCATCATGAAGTGTGATGTGGACATCTTCAAAGACCTCTACGCCAACACAGTGCTGTCCAGCAGCACCACCATGTACCCAGACATCGCCAACAGGATGCAGAAAGCAATTACTGCCCTGGCACCTAGCACCATGAAGATCAAGATCATTGCACCCCAAGAGCGAAAGTACTCGGTGTGGATCGGCGGCTCCATCCTGGCCTCACTGTCCACCTTCCAGCAGATGTGCATTAGCAAGCAGGAGTATGACAAGTTGGGCCCCTCCACTGTTCACCACAAATGCTTCTAA